One genomic region from Acidobacteriota bacterium encodes:
- the gcvP gene encoding aminomethyl-transferring glycine dehydrogenase: protein MTDAQAAPDAFTLRHVGPGPADRDAMLRALGVPTLDALVDQVVPPHIRRADPLVQPRAETEAEFLARLRTLESMNAPFRSFIGTGYYGTHTPAVIQRMVLENPGWYTPYTPYQAEIAQGRLEALLTFQTAVSDLTGMDVANASLLDEATAAAEAMTLLRRVSKKPASALRFLVVGEVFPQTRELLVSRAEPLGLTVEFAAEATTLADDVYGVLVQYPDGYGAVTDIAPLITRAHDAGALVAVGSDLLALTLLVPPGELGADVVYGSAQRFGVPLGYGGPHAAFFATREAYVRQSPGRIIGVSVDAQGTPAYRMALQTREQHIRREKATSNICTAQALLANIAAFYAVHHGAEGLTHIASRVHGRAARLAGVLTSMGLTQHNAAFFDTIRVSGVDAGTVRAAAEAARINLRYLADGSIGISLDETATDADVSAVANVFASTGCAVQLDGATASAIPTGLRRASAFLTHPVFTTHRSELQLTRYIRHLERKDIGLDTSMIPLGSCTMKLNAAAEMLPITWAGFAALHPFVPVEQAAGYAAIFADMERILCDVTGFAAVSLQPNSGAQGELAGLNVIRAYHRSRGDVHRTVALIPSSAHGTNPASAVMAGMKVVVVACDANGNVDVADLRAKAAEHADTLAALMVTYPSTHGVYEDAIREICEIVHAHGGQVYMDGANMNAQVGLTSPALIGADVCHLNLHKTFAIPHGGGGPGMGPIGVASHLAPYLPSHPVVATGGGATGIHAVAAAPWGSALILLISYAYMSMLGGDGMTEATRHAILNANYIKARLEGPYAVLYTGRHGRVAHELILDLRPLKQASGIDEMDVAKRLMDFGFHAPTVSFPVPGTLMSEPTESEDRAELDRFCDAMLAIRAEIQSVVDGTVDAKDNALKHAPHTAAVVMADEWTRPYSRSHAAFPLPYLRTHKVWPAVGRVDNPYGDRNLVCACPPMAEYAEEPVGV from the coding sequence ATGACCGACGCGCAAGCCGCTCCTGACGCATTCACGCTCCGACATGTAGGCCCGGGTCCCGCCGATCGCGACGCGATGCTGCGCGCGCTCGGCGTGCCGACGCTCGACGCGCTCGTCGACCAGGTGGTGCCGCCGCACATTCGTCGCGCCGACCCGCTCGTGCAGCCACGCGCGGAGACGGAAGCGGAGTTCCTCGCGCGGCTGCGCACGCTGGAATCCATGAACGCGCCCTTCCGCTCGTTCATCGGGACGGGTTACTACGGCACGCACACGCCGGCGGTGATTCAGCGGATGGTGCTGGAGAACCCGGGCTGGTACACGCCCTACACGCCGTACCAGGCCGAGATCGCGCAGGGCCGTCTCGAGGCGCTCCTCACGTTCCAGACCGCCGTCAGCGACCTCACCGGCATGGACGTGGCCAACGCGTCGCTGCTCGACGAGGCGACCGCCGCCGCCGAAGCCATGACGCTGCTGCGCCGCGTCAGCAAGAAGCCGGCGTCTGCGCTGCGCTTCCTCGTGGTTGGCGAGGTGTTCCCGCAGACGCGTGAACTGCTCGTCTCTCGCGCGGAGCCGCTCGGCCTCACCGTCGAGTTCGCCGCCGAGGCGACGACGTTGGCCGACGATGTGTACGGTGTGCTGGTGCAGTACCCGGATGGGTATGGTGCGGTGACCGACATCGCGCCGCTCATCACACGCGCGCATGATGCCGGCGCGCTCGTGGCCGTGGGCTCCGACCTGCTCGCCCTCACGCTGCTCGTGCCGCCGGGTGAGCTCGGCGCCGACGTCGTCTACGGGTCGGCGCAGCGCTTCGGGGTGCCGCTCGGCTACGGTGGCCCGCACGCGGCGTTCTTTGCCACGCGCGAGGCGTACGTGCGGCAGTCGCCGGGCCGTATCATCGGCGTGTCTGTGGATGCCCAGGGCACGCCGGCGTACCGCATGGCGCTCCAGACGCGCGAACAGCACATCCGCCGCGAGAAGGCGACGTCCAACATCTGCACGGCGCAGGCGCTGCTGGCCAACATCGCCGCGTTCTACGCGGTTCATCATGGCGCCGAGGGGTTGACGCACATCGCCAGCCGCGTGCACGGTCGTGCCGCGCGACTGGCCGGTGTGCTCACGTCGATGGGGCTCACGCAGCACAACGCCGCGTTCTTCGACACGATTCGCGTGTCCGGTGTCGACGCCGGTACCGTGCGTGCTGCCGCGGAGGCCGCGCGCATCAACCTGCGCTACCTGGCCGACGGCTCGATTGGCATCAGCCTCGACGAAACGGCCACCGACGCGGATGTGTCAGCGGTCGCGAACGTGTTCGCCTCGACGGGGTGCGCAGTTCAACTCGATGGTGCCACGGCATCGGCGATTCCGACGGGCCTGCGGCGCGCGTCGGCGTTCCTCACGCACCCGGTCTTCACCACGCACCGATCGGAACTGCAGCTCACGCGCTACATCCGTCACCTCGAGCGGAAGGACATCGGCCTCGACACGTCGATGATTCCGCTCGGGTCGTGCACGATGAAGCTGAATGCCGCCGCGGAGATGCTGCCCATCACCTGGGCGGGGTTCGCGGCCCTGCATCCGTTCGTGCCCGTCGAGCAGGCGGCCGGATATGCCGCCATCTTCGCGGACATGGAGCGCATCCTGTGCGACGTCACGGGCTTCGCGGCCGTGTCGCTGCAGCCCAACTCCGGTGCGCAGGGTGAGTTGGCCGGCCTGAATGTGATCCGCGCCTACCACCGGTCGCGCGGAGACGTGCATCGCACCGTGGCCCTCATCCCCTCGTCTGCGCACGGCACCAATCCCGCGAGTGCGGTGATGGCGGGCATGAAGGTGGTGGTCGTTGCGTGCGACGCCAACGGCAACGTGGACGTCGCGGATCTGCGCGCCAAGGCGGCGGAGCACGCCGACACGCTCGCCGCGTTGATGGTCACCTATCCCTCGACGCACGGCGTGTACGAGGACGCCATCCGCGAAATCTGCGAGATCGTGCACGCGCACGGCGGTCAGGTTTACATGGACGGCGCGAACATGAACGCGCAGGTAGGCCTCACCAGCCCGGCGCTCATCGGCGCCGACGTGTGCCACCTGAACCTCCACAAGACGTTCGCGATCCCGCATGGCGGCGGCGGTCCCGGCATGGGCCCCATCGGTGTGGCCAGCCACCTCGCACCGTACCTGCCGTCGCATCCCGTCGTGGCGACGGGCGGTGGTGCAACGGGCATCCACGCGGTGGCGGCGGCGCCGTGGGGCAGCGCGCTCATCCTGCTGATCTCGTACGCCTACATGTCGATGCTCGGCGGCGACGGGATGACCGAGGCCACGCGTCACGCGATCCTCAACGCCAACTACATCAAGGCGCGGCTGGAAGGCCCGTACGCGGTGCTCTACACCGGGCGCCACGGGCGCGTGGCGCACGAGTTGATCCTCGATCTGCGTCCGTTGAAGCAGGCCTCTGGCATCGACGAGATGGACGTGGCCAAGCGCCTCATGGACTTCGGCTTCCACGCGCCGACGGTGTCGTTCCCGGTACCGGGGACGCTCATGAGCGAGCCGACCGAGAGCGAGGACCGCGCGGAGCTCGATCGCTTCTGCGACGCCATGCTCGCGATCAGGGCCGAAATCCAGTCCGTGGTCGACGGGACCGTCGACGCGAAGGACAACGCGCTGAAGCACGCGCCGCACACGGCGGCCGTGGTGATGGCCGACGAGTGGACGCGGCCGTACTCGCGCAGTCACGCTGCGTTCCCCCTGCCGTACCTGCGCACCCACAAGGTGTGGCCCGCCGTCGGACGCGTCGACAACCCGTACGGCGATCGCAACCTGGTGTGCGCGTGTCCCCCGATGGCCGAATACGCCGAGGAACCCGTCGGCGTCTGA
- a CDS encoding haloacid dehalogenase-like hydrolase, which produces DVLRKGVPGCRFSFYVISAAPREVICAALEGVVPEDHICGTELEFDEDSGEVKAVKHVPAGYGKVAVLEQLEAREGTLPVHTIYVGDGSSDVHVMLHVNNRDGFTIAVSENRHLARIARRTLLSDSALSVMVPILGHAAGWGSTRIRELFASYGLTMQDWERARTDRVTLREIPALLRAESA; this is translated from the coding sequence CGACGTGCTGCGCAAGGGCGTCCCGGGCTGCCGCTTCTCCTTCTACGTGATTTCCGCCGCACCTCGTGAGGTCATCTGCGCGGCACTGGAGGGCGTGGTCCCCGAAGACCACATCTGCGGCACCGAACTCGAGTTCGACGAGGACAGCGGCGAGGTCAAGGCCGTGAAGCACGTCCCCGCCGGTTACGGCAAGGTCGCCGTCCTGGAACAGCTCGAGGCACGCGAGGGCACCCTGCCCGTCCACACGATCTACGTGGGCGACGGCAGTTCCGACGTACACGTGATGCTTCACGTGAACAACCGTGACGGCTTCACCATCGCTGTGTCGGAGAACAGGCATCTGGCGCGTATCGCGCGGCGCACGCTTCTCAGCGACAGCGCACTGAGCGTGATGGTACCCATCCTCGGCCACGCGGCCGGCTGGGGCTCCACGCGGATTCGCGAACTCTTCGCCAGCTACGGCCTGACGATGCAGGATTGGGAGCGCGCACGAACCGACAGGGTCACGCTGCGCGAGATACCGGCACTGCTGCGCGCGGAGTCGGCGTGA
- the gcvT gene encoding glycine cleavage system aminomethyltransferase GcvT, which yields MSDTPATSLKQTPLHATHLSHKARMVPFGGWDMPVEYSGITDEHMAVRTRAGLFDVSHMGEIEIAGADALAAVQKISSNDASRLAVGQIQYSALTTPQGTFVDDLLVYRMAEDHYLLVVNASNIEKDFAWIQSQVREFTDAPAVNTSSRYALLALQGPLATEVLQSLTAVPLADMKYYWFEPGEVAGVRSTISRTGYTGEDGFEVFVPPAQAAHVWTSILRAGADAGVIPAGLGARDTLRLEASMRLFGNDMDDTTTVLEAGLGWVVGWKKESFNGSDVLKAQKTNGIERTLVGFEMVDRAIARHGYPVIVDDVAVGTVTSGTQTPFLKKAIGMAYVPAPLAEPDRPIHVEVRGRRAAARIVPMPFYKRPRS from the coding sequence ATGTCAGACACTCCTGCCACCAGTCTCAAACAGACACCGCTCCACGCGACACACCTCTCGCACAAGGCCCGGATGGTGCCCTTCGGCGGATGGGACATGCCCGTCGAGTACTCGGGAATCACCGACGAACACATGGCCGTGCGCACGCGTGCGGGCCTGTTCGACGTGAGTCACATGGGCGAAATCGAGATCGCCGGCGCCGACGCGCTCGCCGCCGTGCAGAAGATTTCGTCCAACGACGCGTCGAGGCTCGCCGTTGGCCAGATCCAGTACTCCGCGCTCACGACGCCCCAGGGCACGTTCGTGGACGACCTGCTCGTGTACCGGATGGCCGAGGACCACTACCTGCTCGTGGTCAACGCCTCGAACATCGAGAAGGACTTCGCCTGGATCCAGAGTCAGGTGCGCGAGTTCACAGATGCGCCCGCCGTGAACACGAGCAGCCGCTACGCGCTGCTGGCGTTGCAGGGACCGCTGGCCACCGAGGTCCTGCAGTCGCTCACCGCCGTGCCGCTCGCCGACATGAAGTACTACTGGTTCGAACCCGGTGAAGTGGCCGGCGTGCGGAGCACGATCTCCCGCACGGGCTACACCGGCGAGGACGGCTTCGAAGTATTCGTGCCGCCGGCGCAGGCCGCGCACGTGTGGACGAGCATCCTGCGCGCCGGTGCCGATGCGGGTGTCATCCCCGCGGGCCTTGGCGCACGAGACACGCTGCGTCTCGAAGCGTCGATGCGCCTGTTCGGCAACGACATGGACGACACCACCACGGTGCTCGAAGCCGGACTCGGTTGGGTAGTCGGGTGGAAGAAGGAGTCGTTCAACGGGTCCGACGTACTCAAGGCGCAGAAGACGAATGGTATCGAACGCACGCTCGTCGGGTTCGAGATGGTGGACCGCGCCATCGCACGCCATGGCTACCCGGTGATCGTGGACGACGTGGCGGTGGGCACGGTGACGAGCGGCACGCAGACGCCGTTCCTGAAAAAGGCCATCGGCATGGCGTACGTGCCTGCACCGCTGGCCGAGCCCGATCGCCCGATTCACGTCGAGGTTCGCGGACGGCGCGCCGCCGCCCGCATCGTCCCCATGCCGTTCTACAAGCGGCCGAGGAGCTGA
- a CDS encoding aminotransferase class IV codes for MNIDGTLYGAKDARISVFDHGYLFGEGVYEVVRTYGTRIFLYPEHMRRLRASADRIALTCPVDDEVMLGRIRETLAAAALDGDAYVRILLTRGVGEIVYDPSACPSPSVVVIVKPHADPPASALADGVRLALADIVRNHPGSVDPAIKSNNLLNNALAMQQAYREGAFEALMKNHRGELCECAQSNIFFVRNGVLLTPPASAGLLVGITRAFVLDLAAGIGVPVEECVLREDDLASVDEAFITSTTREIVPVVTIGSHTIGGGRPGPVTQSLIAAFTAAIPNHLS; via the coding sequence GTGAACATCGACGGAACGTTGTACGGTGCGAAAGATGCGCGCATCTCCGTGTTCGATCACGGGTACCTGTTCGGCGAGGGCGTCTACGAGGTCGTGCGGACCTACGGCACGCGGATCTTCCTCTATCCGGAACACATGCGCCGGCTGCGCGCGTCCGCCGATCGCATCGCCCTCACCTGCCCCGTCGACGATGAGGTGATGCTCGGGCGGATCCGGGAGACCCTCGCCGCGGCGGCGCTCGATGGTGATGCCTATGTGCGCATCCTGCTGACGCGCGGCGTCGGAGAGATCGTGTACGACCCCTCGGCATGCCCGTCGCCGTCGGTGGTGGTGATCGTGAAGCCGCACGCCGACCCGCCGGCTTCGGCGCTCGCGGACGGTGTTCGCCTCGCCCTCGCCGACATCGTCCGTAACCACCCGGGCAGCGTCGATCCCGCGATCAAGTCGAACAATCTGCTGAACAACGCGCTCGCGATGCAGCAGGCCTACCGCGAGGGCGCGTTCGAAGCGCTCATGAAGAACCACCGCGGCGAGCTCTGCGAGTGCGCACAGTCGAACATCTTCTTCGTGCGCAACGGCGTGCTCCTCACGCCACCGGCGTCGGCGGGGCTGCTGGTGGGCATCACGCGTGCGTTCGTGCTGGATCTGGCCGCCGGGATCGGCGTCCCCGTCGAGGAGTGCGTGCTGCGCGAGGACGACCTCGCGTCGGTGGACGAAGCCTTCATCACCAGCACCACGCGCGAGATCGTGCCTGTCGTGACGATCGGCTCCCACACGATCGGCGGTGGACGCCCGGGCCCTGTCACGCAGTCCCTGATCGCCGCCTTCACGGCCGCGATCCCGAACCACCTCTCGTAA
- a CDS encoding DUF1080 domain-containing protein, which yields MAPVVGVASFALGASLLAASAAPSVMGVVVHADNTLTAQEQSDGWRLLFDGKTTAGWRNAHADTFPARGWEIKDGILSVIESGGGEAAHGGDIVTLDEYGDFELKVDVRLTKGANSGIKYFVTEKLGTPGRGSAIGLEYQLLDDAVHPDAKEGRGGNRTFGSLYDLITASASKPVKPVGEWNTARILSKGTKVEHWLNGTKIVEFDRASAEFDTLVAISKYKDFTGFGKAKSGHILLQDHGNRVSFRNIKVKGAAIPNS from the coding sequence ATGGCTCCCGTCGTGGGGGTGGCCTCGTTCGCGTTGGGCGCGTCCCTGCTGGCGGCCTCTGCCGCACCGTCCGTCATGGGAGTGGTCGTGCACGCCGACAACACCCTGACGGCGCAGGAACAGAGCGACGGCTGGCGCCTGCTGTTCGATGGCAAGACGACGGCGGGCTGGCGCAACGCGCATGCCGACACGTTCCCGGCCAGGGGCTGGGAGATCAAGGACGGCATCCTCTCCGTCATCGAGTCTGGCGGTGGGGAAGCGGCGCATGGCGGCGACATCGTGACGCTCGACGAGTACGGGGACTTCGAACTGAAGGTCGACGTTCGCCTCACGAAGGGCGCCAACAGCGGCATCAAGTACTTCGTCACCGAGAAGCTCGGCACGCCGGGGCGCGGGTCTGCGATCGGCCTCGAGTACCAGCTCCTGGACGATGCCGTCCATCCGGATGCCAAGGAAGGGCGCGGCGGCAACCGCACGTTCGGGTCGCTTTACGATCTCATCACCGCATCGGCCAGCAAGCCCGTGAAGCCCGTCGGCGAGTGGAACACGGCCCGCATCCTGTCCAAGGGCACGAAGGTCGAGCACTGGCTGAACGGCACGAAGATCGTGGAGTTCGACAGGGCCAGCGCCGAGTTCGACACGCTGGTGGCGATCAGCAAGTACAAGGATTTCACCGGGTTCGGCAAGGCCAAGAGCGGCCACATCCTCCTGCAGGATCACGGCAACCGCGTGTCGTTCCGGAACATCAAGGTGAAGGGCGCCGCGATCCCGAACAGCTGA
- a CDS encoding NAD(P)H-hydrate dehydratase, with protein sequence MRVLTTAQMREADRITIEDVGIPSLVLMENAGRQVAAAIEALFPDLASSRVAILAGRGNNGGDGFVIARTLLERVADVPVFVIGPLSEVRGDARHNLEVLGHLGVSVVEIADEQAWELHFSEIQTCDLVVDAIVGTGLGRPLDGMYPTIVGDLNGSSLPVVSVDVPSGLHADSHEIQGDAVLATATVALAAPKICHVLPPAQRMCGQLVVADIGIPDMILDRLDGPQVEVITAGMVRSVIEPRDVDAHKGQFGRVLIVAGSMGKTGAAHLAAMAALRSGAGLVTVATPRSVQPILAAMAPEYMTIGLPEDEAGQVTADAVARVLSLQADVIAMGPGLGSGAGVRAFVHGVIGGARAPLVLDADALNACAGEHVSLLRGREGRDVIVTPHPAEMARLLGSTVDLVQGDRVAAARALAEAQQIHVVLKGHRTIVAAPEGRVAINMTGNPGMATGGTGDVLTGVVAAWLAQLRDAEGAARLGVYVHGQAGDIARADLGETALVATDLLDHLGDAVVALTSDADDAGDEDA encoded by the coding sequence ATGCGAGTGCTGACGACGGCGCAGATGCGCGAAGCGGACCGGATCACCATCGAAGACGTGGGCATCCCGTCGCTCGTGCTGATGGAGAACGCGGGGCGGCAGGTGGCCGCCGCGATCGAAGCCCTGTTCCCGGATCTCGCCTCGTCCCGCGTGGCGATTCTCGCTGGGCGCGGCAACAACGGCGGCGACGGTTTCGTGATCGCGCGCACGCTGCTCGAACGCGTTGCCGACGTGCCCGTCTTCGTCATCGGTCCCCTCTCGGAGGTTCGCGGTGACGCCAGGCACAACCTGGAAGTTCTCGGGCACCTGGGCGTGTCCGTGGTGGAGATCGCCGACGAGCAGGCCTGGGAGTTGCACTTCTCCGAGATCCAGACCTGCGATCTCGTCGTCGACGCGATCGTCGGTACGGGACTCGGCCGTCCCCTCGACGGCATGTATCCCACCATCGTGGGAGATCTGAACGGCAGCTCGCTCCCGGTGGTGTCGGTCGACGTCCCGAGCGGGCTGCACGCCGATTCGCACGAGATCCAGGGCGACGCCGTGCTGGCTACCGCGACGGTGGCGCTGGCCGCACCGAAGATCTGTCATGTGCTGCCGCCGGCGCAGCGCATGTGCGGACAACTGGTCGTGGCCGACATCGGCATCCCGGACATGATTCTCGACCGCCTCGACGGACCACAGGTCGAGGTGATCACCGCGGGGATGGTGCGGTCGGTGATCGAGCCACGCGACGTGGATGCGCACAAGGGGCAGTTCGGTCGTGTGCTCATCGTTGCCGGTTCGATGGGGAAGACCGGGGCCGCGCACCTGGCTGCCATGGCGGCGCTGCGTTCCGGCGCAGGTCTCGTGACGGTCGCCACGCCGCGATCGGTGCAGCCGATCCTCGCCGCGATGGCGCCCGAGTACATGACGATTGGCCTGCCGGAGGACGAGGCCGGCCAGGTGACCGCCGACGCCGTGGCGCGAGTGCTGAGCCTGCAGGCTGACGTGATCGCGATGGGGCCGGGCCTCGGGAGTGGCGCCGGCGTGCGCGCGTTCGTGCACGGCGTGATCGGCGGTGCCAGGGCACCGCTCGTGCTCGACGCCGACGCGCTCAACGCCTGCGCGGGCGAGCACGTCTCGCTCCTGCGCGGCCGCGAAGGGCGCGACGTCATCGTCACGCCGCATCCCGCGGAGATGGCGCGCCTTCTGGGGAGCACGGTGGACCTGGTGCAGGGCGATCGCGTGGCGGCCGCGCGCGCGCTGGCCGAGGCACAGCAGATTCACGTCGTGCTCAAGGGCCATCGGACGATCGTCGCGGCACCGGAAGGTCGTGTCGCGATCAACATGACGGGCAATCCGGGAATGGCCACCGGTGGAACCGGCGACGTGCTCACGGGCGTCGTCGCCGCGTGGCTGGCGCAGTTGCGCGATGCCGAGGGCGCCGCGCGTCTGGGGGTGTACGTGCACGGGCAGGCCGGCGACATCGCCAGAGCCGACCTGGGCGAGACCGCGCTGGTGGCGACCGACCTGCTCGATCACCTGGGCGATGCCGTCGTGGCGCTGACGTCGGACGCAGATGATGCGGGTGACGAGGACGCATGA
- the tsaE gene encoding tRNA (adenosine(37)-N6)-threonylcarbamoyltransferase complex ATPase subunit type 1 TsaE, which produces MTTHASSSEDDTRAIACNLARRLVPGAIVLLHGDLGAGKTAFVRGLAEALGVSGEDVSSPTFTLVHEYRGGRVPLFHVDLYRLTSGASLEDLGLDEAAEEGILAIEWPERLAAPPPHVINVRIAIDGETTRAITIA; this is translated from the coding sequence ATGACGACGCACGCATCGTCGTCTGAAGACGACACGCGCGCGATTGCGTGCAACCTGGCGCGTCGTCTCGTACCGGGCGCGATCGTGTTGCTGCACGGCGATCTCGGCGCCGGCAAGACGGCGTTCGTGCGCGGTCTCGCCGAGGCGCTCGGTGTGAGCGGTGAAGACGTCAGCAGTCCGACGTTCACGCTCGTACACGAGTACCGCGGCGGCCGCGTGCCGCTCTTCCACGTGGATCTCTATCGCCTGACGTCAGGAGCGTCGCTGGAGGATCTCGGCCTCGACGAGGCGGCCGAAGAAGGCATCCTGGCGATCGAGTGGCCCGAACGCCTTGCGGCTCCTCCACCTCACGTCATCAACGTCAGGATCGCGATCGATGGTGAGACGACGCGCGCGATCACGATCGCGTGA
- a CDS encoding PadR family transcriptional regulator, translated as MTSDKGERVEVLQGTLDLIVLRALATMGPQHAYGLAARLAQVADDPFPLNQGTLYVALTRLDQRGWITGTWQRTESSREAKFYSITRAGRKALDHETQRWHRLAGFVEKLLREPP; from the coding sequence ATGACCAGTGACAAGGGCGAACGCGTCGAAGTGCTGCAGGGCACGCTCGATCTCATCGTGCTGCGGGCATTGGCCACCATGGGTCCACAGCACGCGTACGGTCTCGCCGCCAGGCTCGCGCAGGTGGCAGACGATCCGTTCCCGCTGAACCAGGGCACGCTGTACGTGGCCCTGACGCGACTCGACCAGCGGGGCTGGATCACGGGCACCTGGCAGCGCACCGAGTCCAGTCGCGAGGCGAAGTTCTACAGCATCACGCGCGCGGGCCGGAAGGCCCTCGACCACGAAACGCAGCGCTGGCATCGGCTGGCCGGATTCGTGGAGAAACTCCTACGGGAGCCGCCGTGA
- a CDS encoding nitroreductase family protein has protein sequence MDALTALQTRTASPKLTDPAPTAAELEQVLKAGLRAPDHAKLRPWRFLVVSGEGRERLGQLLVDARAPETDAERDSLRATMLRAPLIIVAIAKMKEHPNVPRLEQVASTAAAVQNMAVALHALGYASVWRTGPTASDPRVKAALGLDAHDEIVSYLYVGTPVVPDRPAPEHALSDFVEFWS, from the coding sequence ATGGATGCCCTGACTGCCCTTCAGACCCGCACGGCCAGTCCGAAGTTGACCGACCCGGCGCCGACGGCCGCCGAACTCGAACAGGTGCTCAAGGCGGGCCTGCGCGCGCCCGATCACGCCAAGCTGCGTCCCTGGCGGTTCCTCGTCGTCTCCGGCGAGGGGCGCGAGCGCCTCGGCCAGTTGCTGGTCGACGCCCGCGCGCCGGAGACCGACGCCGAGCGCGACTCGCTTCGTGCCACGATGCTGCGGGCACCGCTGATCATCGTCGCAATCGCGAAGATGAAGGAACATCCGAACGTCCCGCGGCTCGAACAGGTGGCGTCGACGGCGGCGGCCGTGCAGAACATGGCCGTTGCGCTGCATGCGCTCGGCTACGCGTCGGTCTGGCGTACGGGCCCGACAGCCTCCGATCCGCGCGTCAAGGCCGCACTTGGGCTCGACGCGCACGACGAGATCGTGAGCTACCTCTACGTCGGCACGCCCGTCGTCCCCGATCGTCCGGCGCCGGAGCATGCGCTGAGCGACTTCGTGGAGTTCTGGAGCTAG
- a CDS encoding YgjV family protein, whose translation MTLADSIGWTATAVFTTSYLMTGQARLRRLQMAGASLWLTYGLVTQAPPVIGSNILVLSAACWAEYRQRTAVTRS comes from the coding sequence GTGACGCTTGCGGATTCCATCGGCTGGACGGCCACGGCCGTCTTCACCACCTCGTACCTGATGACGGGCCAGGCCCGGCTCCGTCGCCTGCAGATGGCCGGCGCGTCGCTCTGGCTCACGTACGGGCTCGTCACGCAGGCACCACCCGTCATCGGCTCGAACATCCTGGTGCTCAGCGCCGCGTGTTGGGCCGAGTACCGGCAACGTACGGCTGTCACGCGATCGTGA
- the gcvH gene encoding glycine cleavage system protein GcvH, producing the protein MYPADLKYTRDHEWIRSSGETADIGITDYAQQQLGDVVFVELPQAGRVLTQGEVFGTIESVKAVSELFSPVAGEIVEVNEALTSAPEQVNSDPHAAWIIRVRPSSAADVDALLDAAAYQQHIG; encoded by the coding sequence ATGTACCCAGCCGACCTGAAGTACACCAGGGACCACGAATGGATTCGCAGCAGCGGTGAGACGGCCGACATCGGCATCACCGACTACGCGCAGCAGCAACTCGGCGACGTGGTGTTCGTCGAGTTGCCACAGGCGGGCCGCGTGCTCACGCAGGGCGAGGTGTTCGGCACGATCGAATCGGTGAAGGCGGTTTCCGAGCTGTTCTCGCCTGTAGCCGGAGAGATCGTCGAGGTGAACGAGGCCCTCACGAGCGCGCCCGAACAGGTCAACAGCGACCCGCACGCCGCGTGGATCATCCGCGTACGCCCCTCATCGGCCGCTGATGTCGACGCGCTTCTCGACGCCGCCGCCTACCAACAGCACATCGGGTGA